The DNA window AAGGAAGGCCACAAAGTCTTCGGCGGCCTTGGCGTGGGGCGCGGCTTTCATCACCCCGGCCACGTAGTTGGCCATGATGTTTTCCTTGGCCGGGATGGCCACGCTTTCCACCGGGTGGCCCAGCATTTTCTGATAAAAGGCCTCCGTGTACCACACCGGGGCCGCGTCGGACTGGTCGTAGAGCACCCGCAGGGGCGACTGGCGGTGGTGAATCTGGGTCAGGTAAGTGCTGCCGGCTTTCACTTTGGTCGTCATCACGGCCGTTTTCAAGGCCGCGCCCCCGGCCTTCTCGTACGATTCCTCGATGCGCTTGCCGATGCCTTCCCATTCGGGGTTAGGCATGCTCACGCGCACCTCGGGCCGGCCCAAATCGCGCAGGCTGGTCACCTTCTTGGGGTTGCCCTGGCGCACGAGGATGGCCAGCCGGTTCTGGGCGTAGCTGGTGGTGCGGGCAAACCACTCCGGCGTCATATCCATGCGGTTTTTGCCGGCCGCGTACACGTCGGGCTTCAGCTCGATGCGCAGGTTGCCTACTACCAGGCTGCCCTGCGTAATCTGCTTAGCCAGGATGCCGGGCGGCAGCGTTTCCACGAAAATGCGCACGTACTCGGGGTGGGCCTTGCGGAACTCCTTCAGCAAATCATCGAGCACCATGAACTGGTTGCCCCCGAAAAACACCACCAACTGCGGGTCCACCACGTCGCCGTAGAGGTCGGGCGCGTTGTCGATGCCCGGCACCGTGAAGGGCACTCCAGCCTGAAACGGCGCGTTCCAGGGCGGGTCAAAGCGGTGGGCCGGCTCGGGCGGCGTGGGCTTTTGGATAGGCATGGTCTGGGCGAAAAGGGCGGCCGGGGCGGCCAGTGCCAGCGCCAGCAGCAGGTGCGGAAGGGGTTTCATGGGGTTGGGTAAGGAAAGCGGAGAAAAGCACAAAAGCAGCGGAGAGCCCGGCGCTACGGATGCACCAGCGACCAGCCCTGGGCCTGCCGGATAATAAGCTCGCCGTTGCCGCTGGGCACGTAGGAAATCAGCGGCAGCAGCTCGTCCTTGCTCATTTTCCTTTCCTTCAGCGTGTTCAGGCACTGGGCCAGAATCACGCCTTTCTGCTTGAGGGCCGTGAGCTGGGCCTCGTAGGGCTGGTCCTTGCGGTAGAGCGTGGTGCCCCCGCCGAAGGCAATCAGCTCCACGGTGAGCTTGCCTTTAAGCCGGCTGTCCTCCAGCGCGTTGCCGATGTTACGCAGCGTCTGCTGGATGAGCTTGGGGTCGTCGCTGTCGAGCTGGTAGATGACATGGTACTGGGCCTGGTCGGCCGTGGCCCCTTGGAAGGCACCTTTTTGAAAAGCTTCGCGGTCATGCATGGCGGTGGCGTTGCGGGTGGCGGGCGTCTGGGCGCGGGCCGAGAGGGTGAGGCCGGCGAGCAGCGCGGCGGTCAGCAGCAGGTGTTTCATGGCAACTGGGGAAAGGGCACCACCGAAGCAGCGCGGTGAAAACGAAAGGGGTGAAACTGGAAATCGGTGCGGGGCTACTCGCCGCCCTTTTTGCCCGCTTCCATCGCCGCGTAGGGACCAAACTGGTGCTGGTGCTGCGTAAACCGGTCGGCGTAAGGCGGGTAAGGGCAGTCGGCGGGCTTCTTTTTCAGGTTGGGGTAGTCCTTTTCCAGGTGGGCCATGCGCGGGCGGGGCAGCGAGTTGATGTAGGCCGCCACGTCGTAGGCGGCGTCATCGGTGAGGATGCTGTGCTCGGCCGTGGCGCCGAAAGGCATGTTGGCCTTGATAAAGCGGGCCGCCGTTTGCAGGCGGTGCATGCCGGCCCCGTCGTTGTAGCTGTCGGGCCCCCACAGCGGCGGGTACTGGTAGCCATCGGCGGCCAGCGTGCCGTTGAGGCGGCCCTGGCCATTGGCTCCGTGGCAGCTGGTGCACTGCTGGGCGAAGACGATTTTGCCCTGCCCGAGATTCGCCTCGCGGTTGGGCATGGTGAACTTAACAAAACCCTGGCCCTTCACCTTCTCCCCCACTGGCACCTGGCGGCCCAGCCATTTCATGTAGGTGATGATGGCCTTCATCTCCTTGCCGTCCACCGGCAGGGGCCGGCCGTTGAGGCTGCGCGTCATGCACCCATTGATGCGGTCCTCCAGGGTGCTGATGGCATCCTCGCGCCCTTTGTAGGTGGGGTAAATGCCCCAGATGCCCACGTAGGGGGCCGAAAACGCCTTCTGGCCGGCCTGCAGGTGGCAGTTCTGGCAGGCCAGGTTGCTGCCGGCCAGCCGCAGGGCCGGGTTGGCCACTTGCGGGCCGAGGTAGTGGGCGGTGTGGGCAATCAGCTCGTGGCCGTAGCGGATGAGCTGGCC is part of the Hymenobacter sublimis genome and encodes:
- a CDS encoding DsrE family protein is translated as MKHLLLTAALLAGLTLSARAQTPATRNATAMHDREAFQKGAFQGATADQAQYHVIYQLDSDDPKLIQQTLRNIGNALEDSRLKGKLTVELIAFGGGTTLYRKDQPYEAQLTALKQKGVILAQCLNTLKERKMSKDELLPLISYVPSGNGELIIRQAQGWSLVHP
- a CDS encoding c-type cytochrome; the protein is METTPDPSPRLQPEDKQAFIKIAGLLTRVIALMVLVVAVTAYIVVFNPKTPDLLADAPATTAAAASGPAAGLPDVAGGAVGSKTNFFQPARFVLDSVKPDPEGQLIRYGHELIAHTAHYLGPQVANPALRLAGSNLACQNCHLQAGQKAFSAPYVGIWGIYPTYKGREDAISTLEDRINGCMTRSLNGRPLPVDGKEMKAIITYMKWLGRQVPVGEKVKGQGFVKFTMPNREANLGQGKIVFAQQCTSCHGANGQGRLNGTLAADGYQYPPLWGPDSYNDGAGMHRLQTAARFIKANMPFGATAEHSILTDDAAYDVAAYINSLPRPRMAHLEKDYPNLKKKPADCPYPPYADRFTQHQHQFGPYAAMEAGKKGGE
- a CDS encoding molybdate ABC transporter substrate-binding protein translates to MKPLPHLLLALALAAPAALFAQTMPIQKPTPPEPAHRFDPPWNAPFQAGVPFTVPGIDNAPDLYGDVVDPQLVVFFGGNQFMVLDDLLKEFRKAHPEYVRIFVETLPPGILAKQITQGSLVVGNLRIELKPDVYAAGKNRMDMTPEWFARTTSYAQNRLAILVRQGNPKKVTSLRDLGRPEVRVSMPNPEWEGIGKRIEESYEKAGGAALKTAVMTTKVKAGSTYLTQIHHRQSPLRVLYDQSDAAPVWYTEAFYQKMLGHPVESVAIPAKENIMANYVAGVMKAAPHAKAAEDFVAFLNSPDGQAVYQKYGFLPPVK